In Anseongella ginsenosidimutans, one genomic interval encodes:
- a CDS encoding SRPBCC family protein: MENTFQANPPVGGTNVINVGKLERMASIGMGMGLLCSALRSKGFFKYAAILGAGGYLLYRGASGNCPLSSSMGIRGGQGTNLHGKRAALIEINSFLTVNRPREAVYTFWRKLENLPRFMTHLEKVEATDERHSRWTAKFPGAPGSISWDAEIIRDEEGSLIAWRSLPGSTIENAGEVTFTDAPGERGTEVEVRISYRPPAGNLGEGVARLLNPVLEDLIREDIRNFKQYLESGEIPAIKDQASAGQTPGS; this comes from the coding sequence ATGGAAAATACCTTTCAAGCGAATCCGCCGGTTGGCGGAACCAATGTAATTAACGTGGGAAAGCTGGAGCGAATGGCCTCTATAGGAATGGGGATGGGCCTTTTATGCAGCGCTCTCCGAAGCAAAGGTTTTTTTAAGTATGCGGCCATTTTGGGGGCCGGCGGCTACCTGCTCTATCGCGGAGCCTCCGGGAACTGTCCACTCTCGTCCAGCATGGGGATAAGGGGCGGACAGGGCACTAACCTGCACGGAAAACGCGCTGCGCTTATTGAGATCAACAGCTTTCTTACTGTGAACAGGCCGAGGGAAGCTGTCTATACTTTCTGGCGAAAACTTGAAAATCTCCCCCGCTTTATGACTCACCTGGAAAAGGTGGAAGCAACCGATGAAAGGCATTCGCGTTGGACGGCAAAATTCCCCGGCGCCCCCGGCAGTATCAGCTGGGACGCAGAGATAATCCGGGATGAAGAAGGCTCTCTGATCGCCTGGCGCTCCCTGCCCGGCTCAACGATTGAAAACGCCGGAGAGGTGACCTTCACAGATGCTCCCGGCGAGCGCGGAACGGAAGTAGAGGTACGCATCAGCTATCGCCCGCCGGCCGGGAACCTGGGTGAGGGTGTGGCCAGGCTTCTGAACCCAGTTTTGGAGGATCTGATCAGGGAAGATATCCGCAATTTCAAGCAGTACCTGGAATCAGGTGAAATACCCGCTATCAAGGATCAGGCTTCGGCAGGGCAAACCCCGGGATCATAA